The Phycisphaerales bacterium AB-hyl4 genome contains a region encoding:
- a CDS encoding glycoside hydrolase family 5 protein — protein MRHRLLTGVLFVLGSACFALPGAASDMTADHPRVGEVVVHEQLASPEARERWSDAEWARVVDQGPNEETVLRIDVPGAPGAGEDGSVQQDVWGRDIEARARRFELSRSLDVDDLRGWRVNLVARIRTAGVPEPDEPWEGVRLGFNYRTETGRRYNHNLNGLPGDSDWFEARLDGARIPEDGTAATAYVGLMAPAGTMWVDEVRIELVEPPLSYLAAQRDETFEQETIWRGAGIAGGTGARHGWIERFVNDWNMNHVKVWVRFPSPDLPDEAYAEQLESRLQHLDRALDRAKQAGIKVIAQGWLRNEWRDSDRGGTHTVYLDQHALDRFLDTWRLMAERYKGSEGILGYDLLNETVLRVPPAEGFPDYEELIEKTAEMILEIDPDAHFFVQPEEWWGMQAFTILRPVNIENVTYSMHMYAPFALTHQGVGTRQHAGIAYPGEINGVYWDKDMLRKALQPARDFQLAHGVRMEVGEFSCIRWAPDGSAARWLNDVIEIFEEYGWDWTYHAMLDFDGWSVELGEDPDNTDPLDEPGEAKQVLLAGFARNDPSTFNPRPAEQAAVAPGDVVFEADFEGDRPFAGWEGSSRATVDVGYQGGQAMRVHRDVESGEGTVHVRKTLPVEKMRGSRVKLEAMAKADDVAEPAQRHNGVKVMVHIQTPDGSDYPQAGNAHGTFDWRPMQRTIYVPRNATGASLILGLQDTTGTVWFDDVRMTIVDAPK, from the coding sequence ATGCGGCATCGGCTACTGACAGGTGTGTTGTTCGTGTTGGGGAGCGCGTGTTTCGCCCTGCCCGGCGCTGCGAGTGATATGACTGCGGATCATCCGCGCGTAGGCGAAGTGGTGGTTCACGAACAACTCGCCTCGCCTGAGGCTCGAGAGCGGTGGAGCGATGCCGAGTGGGCTCGCGTGGTCGATCAGGGGCCGAATGAGGAAACGGTCCTGCGCATCGATGTCCCCGGTGCGCCGGGGGCGGGTGAAGATGGTTCGGTCCAACAGGACGTGTGGGGTCGGGACATTGAAGCGCGGGCGCGGCGTTTTGAGTTAAGCCGATCATTGGACGTGGATGACTTGCGTGGCTGGCGGGTGAACCTGGTGGCGAGAATTCGCACCGCCGGTGTGCCCGAGCCCGACGAGCCGTGGGAGGGTGTTCGCCTCGGCTTCAATTATCGCACGGAAACCGGCCGCCGCTACAACCACAACCTCAACGGCCTGCCCGGTGACAGCGACTGGTTTGAAGCCCGGCTCGATGGCGCACGCATCCCCGAAGACGGGACGGCCGCCACGGCGTACGTCGGCCTGATGGCCCCGGCGGGCACGATGTGGGTTGACGAGGTGCGCATCGAACTGGTCGAACCGCCGCTGAGCTACCTCGCCGCGCAGCGCGATGAGACGTTTGAGCAGGAAACCATCTGGCGCGGCGCGGGCATTGCCGGCGGAACCGGCGCTCGGCACGGCTGGATCGAACGGTTCGTCAACGACTGGAACATGAATCACGTCAAGGTCTGGGTGCGTTTCCCCTCGCCGGACCTGCCCGACGAGGCGTATGCCGAGCAACTGGAGAGTCGGCTTCAGCATCTGGATCGTGCCCTGGATCGGGCGAAGCAAGCGGGCATCAAGGTGATTGCGCAAGGTTGGTTGCGCAACGAGTGGCGCGATAGCGACCGCGGCGGGACGCACACGGTGTATCTCGATCAGCACGCGCTGGATCGCTTTCTCGATACCTGGCGGTTGATGGCCGAACGATACAAGGGCAGTGAGGGCATTCTGGGCTATGACCTGTTGAATGAAACCGTGCTTCGCGTGCCGCCGGCCGAGGGATTTCCTGATTATGAAGAACTGATTGAAAAGACGGCGGAGATGATTCTTGAGATCGACCCGGACGCGCACTTTTTCGTGCAACCCGAAGAGTGGTGGGGCATGCAGGCCTTCACGATCCTTCGGCCGGTGAACATCGAGAACGTGACGTACAGCATGCACATGTACGCACCGTTCGCCCTGACGCATCAGGGCGTCGGCACTCGGCAACACGCGGGCATCGCATATCCCGGCGAGATCAACGGCGTGTACTGGGACAAGGACATGCTGCGTAAGGCGCTTCAGCCGGCGCGTGACTTTCAACTGGCCCACGGCGTACGCATGGAAGTCGGCGAATTCAGTTGCATCCGCTGGGCGCCCGACGGCAGCGCGGCGCGCTGGCTGAACGACGTGATCGAAATTTTCGAGGAGTACGGCTGGGACTGGACCTACCACGCGATGCTCGACTTCGACGGCTGGAGTGTTGAGCTCGGCGAAGACCCGGACAACACGGACCCGCTCGACGAGCCGGGCGAAGCCAAGCAGGTGCTGCTGGCCGGCTTTGCGCGGAACGATCCGTCGACCTTCAATCCCCGCCCGGCCGAGCAGGCGGCAGTCGCACCGGGAGATGTCGTGTTTGAGGCCGACTTTGAAGGCGATCGACCCTTCGCCGGCTGGGAAGGCAGCAGTCGGGCAACGGTGGATGTCGGCTACCAGGGCGGGCAGGCCATGCGCGTACACCGTGATGTCGAATCGGGCGAGGGTACGGTTCACGTGCGCAAGACGCTGCCGGTGGAAAAGATGCGCGGCAGTCGTGTGAAACTCGAAGCTATGGCCAAGGCCGACGACGTGGCCGAGCCGGCGCAGCGACACAACGGCGTCAAGGTCATGGTGCACATCCAGACGCCGGACGGCTCGGACTACCCGCAGGCAGGCAACGCCCACGGCACGTTCGATTGGCGCCCGATGCAACGCACGATTTATGTTCCGCGCAACGCCACCGGCGCGTCGCTGATCCTCGGGCTTCAGGACACGACCGGCACGGTCTGGTTTGATGACGTGCGTATGACGATCGTCGATGCGCCGAAGTAG
- a CDS encoding integrase core domain-containing protein → MQQQARNVTMWTEDEGLDLRFLIRDRDSKYTEALDEHFRRISGEQIVKTPFQSPAANSFAESWIGSLKRECLNALWCFSLRQVDYVVQIYVKYHNTMCPHQSLGTCR, encoded by the coding sequence ATGCAGCAGCAGGCGCGGAACGTCACGATGTGGACGGAGGACGAAGGCCTGGACCTGCGCTTCCTGATCCGGGATCGCGACAGCAAGTACACGGAGGCGCTCGACGAGCACTTCCGCCGGATCAGTGGCGAGCAGATCGTGAAGACGCCGTTCCAATCTCCGGCTGCGAATTCGTTCGCCGAGTCGTGGATCGGCAGTCTGAAGCGGGAGTGCCTGAACGCGCTGTGGTGCTTCAGTTTGAGGCAGGTCGATTACGTTGTGCAGATCTATGTGAAGTATCACAACACGATGTGCCCGCATCAATCCCTGGGAACGTGCCGTTGA
- a CDS encoding alpha-amylase family protein — MAVQFDAKQFQQTLQHARVDSVTLFAKCHHGWSYHPTKVGRMHPTLSFDLLRRQYDACKEADIRVPIYLSAGLDNLAGQLHPEWRERDHEGRLAGASPVEAGWFLMCFHSPYLGYLCEQIEEVVELFPDCDGIFLDIVAQHHSCSEAGLNVMREQGLDATREADRRRANSLALDRYYRRTTDSIRRDNPNRRVFHNSGHITRGQTEVLRHFSHLELESLPTGGWGYDHFPLSAKYAKQIVSHDVLGMTGKFHTTWGEFGGYKSLNALRYECSAMLAYGAKCSIGDQLPPHGRLDESTYRLIGKAYAEVEAKEPWCDHVQSISDIALLSAEACKAIDPGHGRDACAPDTGAVRALLEGHYLFDVIDAEMDFEPYRLLILPDEIRLGPKLEEKLRNYVDRGGRLLLSGESGLRADGSGFGLELGAEHHGPSAFSPDFAVPIEPLRPAYVSDPMVMYLGSQRITPAAGESLGEVYDPYYNRTAEHFCSHQHAPPRPEASGYALGVEHGRTLYLAHRVFSAYAAYGAVPLREFLHAAIDRALGGPRSVEVQNIPTTGRVTFMHQPTKKRSVLHLIYANTINRGGVGRQAVEVVDDLTPLHDVRVSIQPPHPVACVKLEPQGEPLETHRDGNRLVCEIPTLQCHQMVVFEQA, encoded by the coding sequence GTGGCAGTCCAATTCGATGCAAAACAGTTTCAGCAGACGCTCCAACATGCTCGGGTCGACTCGGTCACGCTGTTCGCCAAGTGCCATCACGGCTGGAGCTATCATCCCACGAAGGTGGGCCGAATGCATCCGACACTCTCGTTCGACCTTCTGCGCCGGCAGTACGACGCCTGCAAAGAGGCCGACATCCGCGTCCCGATCTACCTTTCCGCCGGGCTGGACAACCTGGCGGGGCAACTCCACCCCGAATGGCGTGAGCGAGACCATGAAGGACGCCTCGCAGGTGCTTCACCCGTTGAGGCTGGCTGGTTCCTGATGTGTTTTCACAGTCCGTATCTCGGCTACCTTTGCGAACAGATCGAAGAAGTGGTGGAATTGTTTCCCGATTGCGACGGCATTTTCCTCGACATAGTCGCTCAGCATCACTCTTGCAGTGAGGCCGGATTGAACGTCATGCGCGAACAGGGGCTTGACGCGACCCGTGAGGCGGATCGTCGCCGGGCAAACAGCCTTGCGCTTGACCGTTACTATCGTCGCACCACCGATTCGATCCGCCGAGACAACCCGAACCGGCGGGTGTTTCACAATAGCGGCCACATCACGCGTGGGCAGACAGAGGTGCTGCGCCACTTCAGTCATCTCGAATTGGAGTCACTGCCGACCGGCGGGTGGGGGTACGACCATTTTCCACTATCAGCAAAGTACGCCAAACAAATCGTGTCTCACGATGTTTTGGGAATGACAGGCAAATTCCACACCACTTGGGGCGAATTCGGCGGCTACAAAAGCCTCAACGCCCTGCGTTACGAGTGCTCGGCCATGCTTGCCTACGGGGCGAAGTGTTCGATTGGGGACCAGCTGCCCCCGCACGGCCGGCTTGATGAGAGCACTTACCGTTTGATTGGCAAAGCATACGCCGAAGTCGAAGCGAAAGAGCCTTGGTGCGATCATGTCCAGAGCATTTCAGACATTGCCCTGCTTTCGGCCGAGGCCTGCAAGGCTATCGACCCTGGGCATGGGCGGGACGCGTGCGCACCAGACACCGGCGCCGTTCGGGCGCTGCTTGAGGGACATTACCTTTTCGATGTGATCGACGCCGAAATGGACTTCGAGCCATACCGCCTGTTGATTCTGCCCGACGAAATCCGGCTCGGACCAAAGCTTGAGGAAAAGCTTCGTAACTATGTCGACAGGGGCGGTCGACTGCTGCTCAGCGGCGAGAGCGGGCTGCGTGCCGACGGCTCGGGTTTTGGCCTCGAACTGGGCGCCGAGCATCATGGCCCGAGTGCGTTCTCGCCCGACTTTGCAGTGCCGATTGAGCCGTTGCGGCCTGCATATGTGAGCGATCCGATGGTGATGTATCTCGGTTCTCAGCGTATCACACCTGCCGCCGGGGAATCGCTGGGCGAGGTGTATGACCCCTACTACAATCGCACAGCCGAGCATTTCTGCAGCCATCAGCACGCCCCGCCTCGACCCGAGGCGTCGGGGTACGCCCTGGGTGTCGAGCATGGCCGGACGCTCTATCTTGCTCATCGCGTGTTCAGCGCCTATGCCGCGTACGGTGCGGTCCCGTTGCGGGAGTTTCTGCATGCGGCGATCGACCGTGCTCTTGGCGGGCCTCGTAGCGTCGAAGTGCAGAATATTCCGACGACCGGCCGGGTCACTTTCATGCACCAGCCGACCAAGAAGCGAAGTGTGCTGCACCTGATTTATGCGAACACGATCAACCGGGGTGGGGTTGGTCGTCAAGCGGTGGAGGTGGTGGATGACTTGACTCCGCTACACGACGTTCGCGTGTCGATTCAGCCGCCGCACCCGGTTGCCTGTGTCAAACTCGAGCCACAGGGGGAGCCGCTGGAGACCCACCGGGACGGAAACCGTCTTGTCTGCGAAATCCCGACACTGCAGTGTCACCAGATGGTCGTGTTCGAGCAGGCGTAG
- a CDS encoding NAD-dependent epimerase/dehydratase family protein, with protein MMKKILVTGGAGKAGRATVQELLAYGYEVQSTDLVRHGGLGCPEMRADLTDLGQAIDVLKGFEAVVHLAAIPGPGIVSDVQTFHINTTSTYNVFSAAATLNMKRVVWASSETTLGLPFPANPPAYAPVDEAHPLTPHTTYALSKVVGEELARQFSRWSGIPIVGLRFSNIMEPADYARFPSFQADPELRAWNLWGYVDARDMAQSCRLALEADLTGASAFIIAAADTVMTRPSAELLAERFPQTELRGLTDSRATLLSIDAAKQVLGYRPAYSWTDHVEPAG; from the coding sequence ATGATGAAGAAGATATTGGTCACCGGCGGAGCAGGTAAGGCAGGGCGAGCCACCGTACAGGAACTGCTGGCGTACGGTTATGAGGTGCAGAGCACCGACCTCGTACGACATGGAGGTTTGGGGTGCCCAGAGATGCGTGCTGATCTCACCGACCTGGGCCAAGCGATCGATGTGTTGAAAGGTTTTGAAGCCGTGGTGCACTTGGCTGCGATCCCCGGGCCGGGAATCGTCAGCGACGTACAGACGTTCCACATCAATACCACGAGCACCTACAACGTGTTCAGCGCTGCCGCAACGCTGAACATGAAACGAGTGGTCTGGGCTTCGAGTGAGACGACGCTGGGCCTGCCGTTCCCGGCCAACCCGCCGGCCTACGCTCCGGTCGATGAAGCGCACCCGTTGACGCCGCATACCACGTATGCCCTGTCCAAGGTCGTTGGGGAGGAGTTGGCCCGGCAGTTCAGTCGCTGGAGCGGAATTCCGATCGTGGGGCTGCGGTTCAGCAACATTATGGAGCCGGCCGACTATGCCCGTTTCCCCTCGTTCCAAGCGGACCCGGAACTGCGGGCGTGGAATCTGTGGGGCTACGTGGACGCGCGGGATATGGCGCAGAGTTGTCGGCTGGCATTGGAGGCCGATCTGACTGGGGCATCGGCGTTCATCATCGCCGCAGCCGACACGGTGATGACTCGGCCAAGTGCTGAGCTGCTCGCCGAACGCTTCCCCCAGACTGAGCTGCGGGGCCTAACCGATTCCCGCGCCACCCTGCTGAGCATTGACGCCGCCAAACAGGTGCTGGGCTACCGACCAGCTTACTCCTGGACAGACCATGTCGAACCT
- a CDS encoding ADP-ribosylglycohydrolase family protein has protein sequence MISDSELRRRMMGCWLGKAVGGTLGMPYEGVRNTLNLTYYDPMPEEMLPNDDLDAQVVYAFLLDKMEQPRVDRHVLTEAWRHIGMSPDEYGICKRNMKLGLVPPATGSYDNPFARGMGAAIRTEIWACLAPGQPELAAAYAYEDACMDHAGEGVDAAVFLAALQSMAFVEQDREALLDQAMAYLPAESELRQAIQNTRKWWAESGDWHVVQKRLADRYLNDNFTDVVINLAYIVLGWLAGEGQFGKSICAAVNAGQDTDCTGATLGALLGILDPDSIEQNWLTPIGRDLVLSESVSGVTHPPTLDGFTDQIMGLRHKLAGRAPAVEAQPQDTSHLAIRAEVAFDDDDALPDVNEAPAMPTDAQPISLPGQYVQWPAADCCGRQVWLRYRISLADTGPVQLLFNTPEPMRVWLDGHGILASEGSAFVPAMHRAPKGQGLTVDLLAGEHEVVAVMRRPEAGPLTWCIGLSDVKASPVCNDWLADVFDRPGRTVAVR, from the coding sequence ATGATCTCGGACAGCGAATTGCGGCGACGGATGATGGGCTGCTGGCTGGGCAAGGCGGTGGGCGGCACGCTTGGCATGCCATACGAAGGCGTGCGCAATACATTGAATCTGACGTATTACGATCCGATGCCCGAGGAGATGTTGCCGAATGACGATCTTGATGCGCAAGTGGTTTACGCATTTTTACTGGACAAGATGGAGCAGCCGCGAGTAGATCGTCACGTGCTTACTGAAGCGTGGCGGCACATCGGCATGTCGCCGGACGAGTATGGCATCTGCAAGCGCAACATGAAACTGGGGCTGGTTCCGCCGGCGACCGGCAGCTACGACAACCCCTTTGCTCGCGGCATGGGCGCTGCGATTCGCACGGAAATCTGGGCATGTCTTGCGCCGGGCCAGCCGGAGTTAGCGGCGGCATACGCCTATGAAGACGCTTGCATGGATCATGCGGGCGAAGGCGTGGATGCGGCGGTATTTCTGGCGGCGCTTCAAAGCATGGCATTTGTCGAACAGGATCGCGAGGCGCTGCTGGATCAGGCGATGGCCTACCTGCCTGCCGAAAGCGAACTGCGGCAGGCCATTCAGAACACACGGAAATGGTGGGCCGAGTCCGGCGACTGGCACGTGGTTCAAAAGCGATTGGCCGACCGTTATCTCAATGACAATTTCACCGACGTGGTGATCAACCTTGCCTACATCGTGCTCGGCTGGCTGGCGGGCGAGGGGCAGTTCGGCAAGTCGATCTGCGCCGCCGTCAACGCCGGGCAGGACACAGACTGCACGGGCGCGACGCTGGGGGCGCTGCTTGGCATTCTCGATCCGGATAGCATTGAGCAAAACTGGCTCACCCCGATCGGCCGTGACCTTGTGCTCAGCGAAAGCGTCAGCGGCGTGACGCATCCGCCGACACTCGATGGCTTCACCGATCAGATCATGGGCCTTCGGCACAAGCTCGCCGGCCGCGCGCCGGCCGTCGAAGCGCAGCCACAGGACACCAGCCACCTGGCGATTCGTGCGGAAGTCGCGTTCGATGACGACGACGCACTTCCAGACGTCAACGAAGCGCCCGCCATGCCCACGGATGCGCAGCCCATCAGCCTGCCAGGCCAGTATGTGCAGTGGCCGGCAGCGGACTGTTGCGGCAGGCAGGTCTGGCTGCGCTATCGCATTTCGCTCGCAGACACCGGCCCGGTCCAACTGCTGTTCAACACTCCCGAGCCGATGCGCGTCTGGCTCGACGGCCATGGCATCCTGGCAAGCGAGGGCTCGGCTTTTGTGCCCGCCATGCACCGGGCACCAAAGGGGCAAGGCCTGACGGTAGACCTCCTGGCCGGCGAGCATGAAGTTGTCGCCGTGATGCGCCGTCCCGAAGCCGGCCCGTTGACCTGGTGCATCGGGCTCAGCGACGTGAAGGCGAGCCCGGTGTGCAATGACTGGCTTGCTGACGTATTCGATCGCCCCGGCCGCACGGTCGCGGTACGGTGA
- a CDS encoding type II secretion system protein, producing MFGIALRCGSILSFSKGEHMSKRSAFTLIELLVVISIIALLIAILLPALGAARRTANQMRCLSTLRQMQFASELYAEDYNDWHVPARTRAPASVPETNWYWGRIDAYRELVGMEPSYGSITAEFACPDAEYAFANPTSSGRYEFQRVYGANYEGLDVLDGRPPHFGYRRNEIRSPSYKIARADALDWWFTSWNSNRYVDESDINSPTMIAYRHPNETTNIAFFDGHASATARDDVARTRITAAEQDRIWAPLK from the coding sequence TTGTTTGGGATTGCCTTGCGGTGTGGATCGATATTGTCCTTTTCAAAGGGTGAACACATGTCCAAGCGGTCAGCATTTACCTTAATTGAGCTGCTCGTCGTCATATCGATCATCGCATTGCTGATCGCCATACTGCTGCCCGCATTGGGCGCGGCACGCCGGACGGCGAACCAGATGCGTTGCCTTTCGACACTGCGGCAGATGCAGTTTGCCAGCGAACTTTACGCCGAGGACTACAACGACTGGCATGTGCCGGCCCGCACGCGGGCTCCTGCAAGCGTTCCTGAAACGAATTGGTACTGGGGGCGAATCGACGCTTATCGGGAACTGGTCGGCATGGAGCCCAGCTATGGCTCCATCACTGCCGAATTTGCTTGTCCGGACGCCGAGTATGCATTTGCGAATCCCACCAGTTCAGGTCGGTATGAGTTTCAACGCGTCTACGGGGCGAATTATGAGGGGCTTGACGTCTTGGACGGGCGACCGCCCCACTTCGGCTATCGACGCAACGAAATCCGAAGTCCTTCATACAAGATCGCTCGTGCGGATGCACTGGACTGGTGGTTCACGTCATGGAACTCAAATCGGTACGTCGACGAAAGCGACATAAACAGCCCGACGATGATCGCCTATCGCCACCCCAACGAAACGACGAATATCGCTTTTTTTGACGGCCACGCCAGCGCGACCGCGCGCGATGATGTGGCTCGAACAAGGATCACTGCAGCGGAGCAGGATCGGATCTGGGCGCCGTTGAAGTGA
- a CDS encoding PEP-CTERM sorting domain-containing protein, whose amino-acid sequence MFIHLLKEDGMTRAMLLALVLCTLMIASPALADVKTYRYGTGSQAGVNWWDTGHWSADGLGPNWENYWQANLHGVGFRARAPQSIGQGQGEWHIFVTWDTRDVDHYITGLTFDWSQTSGSRSLDTIWHDVFINGNFDEPVWSNQDTVRSASGSGAVSFNVSERIESISLSVSSSSTDSWIGDWYGEFTNAQITTTLIPEPASLGLLAVGGMVMLGGRRRRQR is encoded by the coding sequence TTGTTCATTCACTTATTGAAGGAGGACGGTATGACTCGTGCAATGTTACTCGCACTCGTTCTGTGTACGCTGATGATTGCTTCGCCGGCGTTGGCCGACGTGAAAACCTACCGCTATGGCACTGGCTCACAAGCCGGCGTGAACTGGTGGGACACCGGGCACTGGAGCGCCGATGGTCTGGGGCCGAACTGGGAAAATTACTGGCAAGCAAACCTGCATGGTGTAGGATTTCGCGCGCGAGCGCCGCAATCGATCGGCCAAGGACAGGGGGAATGGCACATCTTTGTGACATGGGATACTCGGGATGTCGACCACTACATTACCGGTCTCACGTTTGACTGGTCGCAGACGTCGGGTAGTCGCTCGCTGGACACGATCTGGCACGATGTTTTTATCAACGGGAATTTTGACGAGCCGGTGTGGAGCAACCAAGACACCGTACGGAGCGCCAGCGGAAGTGGCGCGGTTTCGTTCAACGTGTCGGAGCGTATTGAGAGCATCAGCCTCAGCGTTTCGTCAAGTTCCACGGATAGCTGGATCGGCGACTGGTACGGCGAATTCACCAACGCACAAATCACCACCACCCTCATCCCCGAGCCGGCGTCGCTGGGGCTGCTGGCGGTTGGCGGGATGGTGATGCTTGGTGGTCGGCGTCGCCGACAGCGGTGA
- a CDS encoding GntR family transcriptional regulator codes for MARTETPLACETLVDAVDSRPFVVQIQDRLRDMIRRQDLKPGQQLPSLRDLSRQTGVSLGIVKLSLSKLTTEGYLRSHPGRGIFVASPQQERQAVALVLPGLDFDQMPKIIRGVKAGLGDSSPRLLMQSAEFDFKHEVDLLRNLDSSFVAGAIIYPPPLPEIVEHLRELRRRGVAYVLVDTLPASLDVDAVLSDRVKLGRLAMTHLLEQGHRRIGLVKHNGRSVSDREVREGVDEALRAYGLATSDLACETVDVMDLNPREPWANGERAARKLLSEHPDLTAMLGINDNLSLGVARAARAVGRRVPEDLSVVAIGDLQQFMLAERPISAVAQPHEQMGREAARRLVALMEDSAGEPVTKRLEPKLIDRGSVMPAVRK; via the coding sequence ATGGCTCGTACGGAAACCCCTCTTGCTTGCGAAACGCTTGTAGATGCGGTGGATTCGCGCCCGTTCGTGGTGCAGATTCAGGATCGCCTGCGCGACATGATTCGCCGGCAGGATCTCAAGCCGGGGCAGCAGTTGCCGTCCTTACGGGATCTCTCTCGGCAGACGGGTGTGAGTCTGGGCATTGTGAAGTTGTCGTTGAGCAAGTTGACGACGGAGGGATACCTTCGCTCTCATCCGGGACGGGGCATTTTCGTCGCATCGCCGCAGCAGGAGCGTCAGGCCGTCGCATTAGTTTTGCCTGGTCTGGACTTCGATCAGATGCCCAAGATCATTCGCGGCGTGAAGGCCGGCCTCGGCGACAGCTCCCCGCGGCTGCTGATGCAGTCGGCTGAGTTCGACTTCAAGCACGAAGTAGATCTGCTTCGCAATCTTGACTCGTCTTTTGTTGCGGGGGCGATCATCTACCCGCCGCCGCTGCCGGAGATCGTGGAGCATTTGCGTGAGCTGCGCCGGCGCGGCGTGGCGTATGTGCTGGTGGACACGCTGCCGGCGTCGCTGGACGTGGACGCAGTGCTCAGCGACCGCGTGAAGCTCGGACGGCTGGCGATGACGCACCTGCTGGAGCAGGGGCATCGGCGGATCGGGTTGGTCAAGCACAACGGTCGATCCGTTTCGGACCGCGAAGTGCGTGAGGGGGTCGATGAAGCTTTGCGAGCGTACGGGCTTGCGACTTCCGACCTGGCGTGTGAAACGGTGGACGTCATGGATCTGAACCCGCGCGAGCCGTGGGCCAACGGTGAGCGAGCGGCCCGGAAGCTGTTAAGTGAGCACCCGGATCTGACGGCGATGTTGGGCATCAACGACAATCTTTCGCTTGGTGTGGCGCGGGCCGCCCGCGCCGTGGGGCGACGCGTCCCGGAGGATCTGTCAGTCGTAGCGATCGGCGACCTGCAACAGTTCATGCTGGCGGAACGGCCGATCTCGGCGGTCGCCCAGCCGCACGAACAGATGGGCCGGGAGGCCGCCCGCCGCCTGGTCGCGTTGATGGAGGATTCGGCCGGCGAACCGGTGACCAAACGGCTTGAGCCGAAACTGATCGACCGCGGCAGTGTCATGCCAGCGGTGCGGAAGTAG